ccagagcctttatggatatacgggctcgggaaccacagcagttatagcatggaacataaacataattatgaacaaggagataatcaataacatttattattgcctctagggcatatctcctacacggATATGTTACTTAAATTCAGTATGTTAGGAAGTTAGCACAGTCCATAATAATTAGCACCATATCCATCATAAAAAAaacttttattttttttaatgtGTTTAGTATTATAGGTATTGATGGTTTTGCTACGAAATTCTGACTTGTGCCTCTTAACGTGCCAGAGGTGAAAACCAAGGTCATACTCATTTAGGGAGGCCCCAAAGTCTTTTTTTGGTTCTTATATAAAAGGAACACTGGTCAACCTCGTAACCCTAGTGCGTCTGTCCCATTAAATTGATTGATTTCCATGTCAAACAGCAACCTGACTTTGACATATATAAGAATTTGGTTGAAGACCTTAATTGGATCAATCCGTACAAAAAAACATACGTACGTGGGCTGGTCCACGGTCAAATGTTGGCCGGACGGCACGCGTGCGCCCTCCTCACGTTTATCAGTCCATATCCTATATAAACCCGTGTTCACCCCTGCCTCACTCTACTCAAGCTACCCATCCGCCAGCATCCGAGTCTCACTCTGCTCAAACTTGTTACAACCTAGCTAACTAGCCACCACTCACTTCTTGAAGCTTCGTCGACGACCCTCATCGGCATGGACACCGGCTTGGCCATGAATGTGCTGCCGATGAGCCCCGCCGGCTCGTCGGCTGTGACCACCGGGGATCTGAGGAGGGGCGCGTGGACGGCGGAGGAGGACCTTCTGCTCGTCGACTACATCTCCCGGCACGGCGAAGGACGCTGGAACTCGCTCGCTCGATGCGCAGGTACGTACTTAATTGTGTGCACCACTGATAGCTGGTTATGCATGTCCACATCTGCTTTAGTTCTTTGTGATGTGATCCATATTCACGTCCACATCGCAAGTAACTACACTATAGCTAAACTGTTTCTCTGTCAATCTGGACACGTGCAGGCCTGAGGCGCACCGGGAAGAGCTGCCGGCTCCGGTGGCTCAACTACCTCCGCCCTGACGTCCGGCGCGGCCACATCACGCCGGAGGAGCAACTCCTCATACTCGACCTGCACTCCCGGTGGGGCAACCGGTGGTCAAAGATCGCGCAGCACCTCCCGTGGCGAACGGACAACGAGATCAAGAACTACTGGCGTACCAGGGTGCAGAAGCACGCCAGGCAGCTCGGATGCGACGTCAACAGCGACCGCTTCCGGCAGGTCGTCAGGCTCGTTTGGATGCCGCGCCTCCTCGAGCGCATCCAGGCGGAAagctcctcctccgccgctgcTGCCAGCGAGTACGTCGCACTGCCGGTGGCTGGCGAATCACAGTCGTACCACTGCTTCAATCACGCGAGCAGCGAGTGTTGGACAGCGGTGGTCGCCATGAGCCCCGATACCTCGAGCACGCCTCGGTATTCGCTGTCATCGACGGAGGCGTCACATGGAGGGCATTTCCCAGAGTGGGGCTCTGCCGCTGCCACGGCCAACATTGAGGGTTCGATGATGCACTCCTGCAGCGGCGAGGGTGGGGCCGTAGGTGGCGATCATCACGTTTTCCCTGGCGACAAACTCAATGAGAGCTGGTCGGAGCTCCTCGCTGCCAGCGATGTCCCCGGTTTCGAGTTCGAAGATAGCTTGTGGAGCCTAGAGGATATTTACTCATATAGATGAACATACAGCAAACacccgagagagagagagagagacacacacacacacacacacacacacacacacagagagagagagagagagagagagagagagagagagagagagagagagagagcatggAAAAGAGGGTTTGGCGAAAAACTAGTTTGTGATTTTAGCGTTCATAGGGTGACTAATTATTAGGGACAACATGGTATGCAAAAATTTGCATATTAAATATCTCCTTTACTCCTTGTACAAGGTTAGGGGATTTGGATTATTTTTCTGATTACATATTTGTATAAAGATTATTTTCCATGAAAAAATAACGTGGCAACCAGCATGCCAATGATGGTTTGTAGTTTTGCCGAGCTACATTGTACTATATATATAAAGCCTTGAGAAATcgaattcataatagcatgatgtGTTGCGTGAAACCTTGCTTAATTTGATTATCTATCTATATGCTGCTTCAAATTTCTTGATTGTTTATTTTTTTTAAAGATTTCTATTAAATCCTGCAATCATCAGTTCACCATATTTAGTGGACAAAATCCACACTAAAAATAGCACTTTCATTTTTCCTTAAATTTCACAATATCACAATTCTAGGGTAAATAATATTCAGTTAGGGCGGATGAgatatttgaaaattttgaaaagTTTTGCCATACAAAAATACACTTAACCTGGATAAATATGTGCTGGAGAGTATGTGGCAACTTGTTGATATTTAAAGTAAATTCGGTATAAAATCTCACCATTAGGGATGTGATGATTTTAGCATGTATAAAAAAATACTCATTGCTAAGATAAAAAAATACGAAATTAGCATGTATAATGATTTCTCAACGATAGTTACTATTAATCATCAATGAAAGACAAGATGAAAGATTTTTTTTGTCTTCAAACTTTAAAATTTCAAGTTGCAAGGAGTCTTGCACTGCCGGGTTGGATTTTTTGTTGCAAGAAGGACCTCAACATTATATTAAAACCAAACAAGTGATACAAGCCACCCAAATGAAGAAGAAATTAGTAAACAAGTCCATAGGAAACCAATCACCCCCTCCAACCAACGCGAGTTGCGGGCGTGCAACCGCTTCCGCCGCAGCCGCTTGCACTGAGCTTGCAAAACATCGGATCCGCGGCCGGATTCAACCTGTTGCTACGTGGGATTATGTGTCGACTGTAGATCATAGTTAGCTAATCCATCTGAGTGGGATTTATTTTCTTAGACAAGGGCACCACATGAATGGAATATTTGCATTTTATAAGATATTTATAGGACTTGTACACTATTGGAACCATCCCAGATTTTCGTAACAAATCTGAAGACCATCAGACCAAAGGATTAAGTTTGCCAAATTCCTGTGGAGTCTGTAGTAATACCCCAGTTTCCATGGGTCTCAATATTTATTCTCCTTTCTTCAAGCCTAATACCCGAAAGCGAGTGTATCTCTCTGAAATGCTATTACAGTCATCGAAGAATACATATGCAGAAAAAAATCTCTAATAATTGAAACTCAAAACATGGCTAGCATATCCATATTCATGTATTTATTTCTTGTGATTCCTCTAGTAGTCTAAGATTCAAATTCTTGTGTTTCGACATCCCATGCGAGTCCACGATGCATGAGATAGAATATTGACATAAGCACCCCCTCCACCATCGCACTCCTCTGGTGTCTCAGGGAGAAACCCTAGCTACCTCGCCACTGCCTCCCTCCCATCTCGCTTCCACTAGAGACCACCACTGCCGAAGCTTGCGCCGGTGGTAAGGACCGTGTGCCGGCAAGGCACCGCACCCCATGGGGCTTGACTTCTGTTATTCCGTGACGGGTGGCAGTGATGGTTGGCTCTAGGGAACCTCATGGTTTGTGGACAAGGCGTCAGTGTGGTGTGATGCTGGCGCGGGGGTCTCACAGTGCCGGCGACGCGAGTACAACTGGATCTGGCATGTCGCGGCCTAGATCAGTAGCCGACTAGTGACGCCGGCACCCGGTGGTCCACGGTGGCATCTGCTGGGTTCTGCGGCGGCTGCATGCTACCTCCATCATCGCTGGTCCTCGTGTTGGTTTTCATAAAAGCAAAAACATTCACGTCCAGATTGGATTAGGCGACATTTCGTACCCCGCACGTTCATACACATGTATTTTACGGGTCCCCAACGAAATACTTGCATGAGTTGTATTTGCAAATGGGATGGGATGAGGGGTGCATGGCAAACCAGCTCATAACACGTGTATTAGGGGAAACAAGTGTAATAATTACATTCGAAAATAACGTTCCAAGCACGCGGACCACTCGTCCATCGTTTTTTCACTGGCCTGTATCTTGCAGCTGTAACCGGCACGAAAAACAATTTTACAAGAGCGACCTCAAGTAAATCATGTGATAGGGGGTCGGTGAGTTGGAGAGATTCAATCAATTTGTAGTCTGGACCAACAAGGACTTGATGGAGATTTGGCAATAAGTCTGGTCCTAGAAGTAATATGTACAAATTCGAGTTGCTAGGATAAGATTAGCATGCACGTGTAGCTTGGCCGCCTTTCCTGCATGGCATGCGAACCGGCCAAGCGGCTGACGTGTCACTTGTAGATTGGCTTCCTAGGTGCCAGCAGCTGGGAGGTCAAATTAAAGCTGCGGTCTCCAGTCTTGGTCGGGTCAAACTAGTTTGAGCAGTGATACTAGTGCTAGTGGAGTACTAGTACCTTTCGGTACTCCACTAAGGGTGATTGGTCTGCGTAAGTATAGTACATACTAGAGCTGGAAAAAAAGCTCGAAGCTCGCGAGTTAAACGAGTAGCTCGTGACTCGGCTCGAATCGACTCGAACTCGAAGAATAACGAGTCCAGCCGAGCTTTAGTTTAAGATCGTTTATAAACCAAGCTAAACAAGCCGGTCTCACGAGTACTCGTGTAACTCGTTAGGCTCGGTACAAGATATCAGCCAAGCACCCTGCATCCCAGATGCACAACACAAGGCCCAGCCTCTCAAGGCACCTTACGAATATGATAGAAATGATTACTTGTGAATGTAAAATGTACATATTAAACATGTAAAATGTTCACAAACAATGTTCATTTTTATCATATTTGTAAGGTTTTAGATTCATATCCTTAACAAGCTAAACAAGCCAGCTCGCAAGTTATACGAGTCGAGTCAATCTTGAATTTGAGCTTGTTATAGCAACGAGTCGAGTCGAGTTAGCTCGTTAACGAAACGAGCTTTAGCGAGTCGAGCCGAGCCGGCTCGACTCGGCTCAAATTCCAGCCCTAGTATATACAGTAGGGGCATCTGTTTTATTTTCTCCTTTTTCTCCCGCTGAGGGTGACTTCTTTTTGCGGGTGCTGCGGGTGATTTGTGCGGTCATGACACGTACTCTCCCTATATTTTAGAATGAGTAGCTAGTCCTCTCAGGGGAGGCGTTTTGGCTCCCGGGTGCAATTGCACCGGATGAACAGTAAAATAGAAAAAagtttttttctttcaaattcTGAGTTATTCTTTGTACTTGTTCATGTTACAGTCGTAATCATGCTTGATAATTTTCATGCGAAACGAAGCAGCAGTGTTTTGTTGGTGAACAAACTAAATTTGGGTATGACATTTTGGGGTAACAATTGATGTTCAATTACAAAAAATCACAGGCCAAAATGCTTAACCTTTCTGCCTAAAAAATTTCACGTAGCATTTGGGTGTGACAAACACTTTTTCTGAgatttttttgacatttcaaaAATCATTTTCCGCAGGCAGTAGCATGTGCTCCCAGGAGACAAATTGGATTTCCCGTTCTCTCTCTTCCTTTGTGCCAATCACTCTCAAATTGATATTTCTCAGTTGTCTCCTTCATTAATTTGTAGTTGTTGTACATGTTTTTATGCGAGTGACTAGCTCTTAGTTGTCTTGTGCTGCGACCTAAGAAGTTGTCCATGAATTATACTAACTAGAAGCGTAAGCGTGCTTTGCTATGCCCTCCAGACCATAAAATGATTTCATTTTTGGAAACCAGATGCATAGACATTGTCTGTTGTTTGAAGCACATGGATGTTTGGTATTGTTTCATAAGCTCACTAGAGAGTGGCACATGTATCATCTTCAGAACCTAAAGATTGTTCGGCGGTCAAATCGTACAGACTCTCTGAGTAACTGCATACCATAAACTCGAGCTAAGGTCTACCACATGAACCCCATCGGCTTACACAAAAAGCATGGCGAACCTAGAAGAGTTGCCGCTTGTTTTTAATTTGGGTGATGATGGGGAGGAGCAGCAGCCAGATCATGTCAGATCCTTCTGGAAAGAGATGAACTCAGCAATGGTTATGGCCGCATAGGCCGAGCAGCATATCGACATGCCAGCGCCAGCAACCCCGCCTAATTGAGGGTTCCCGCGAAGCTATGTAACTCGGCTGATTAGGGGGCATGGCCGTGGCCGCAGAGGAGCATTACCCCGACAACAACGCCAGATTCCACGCATTCTGCTATGGTGGTGGCAATGGCAGTGGCATGGGCAGTTGCGCTATCCGTGGCCTCGGCGTGTACCTCTTGGTGTTGACACGCCTCCCTCCCCTTCTTCAATATTATGTCCTCTTGTCTCCACAATGCCTTTCTCTTTATCTCCCCACCAGAAAAAAAATATCACCATAATTTAATATTTTTTTGTCCAGTTTGCGGAAAACAAATGTGTAGTTAAAATGTAGCCAACAAATCAGCACTTGTGATCACACAATCAGCGTCAGAGAAGTGAATATAAAAATAAACTAAGGCCATCTCGCAGGGTGATCTTCGTGGATACATATTATAGTTTTCAATTGCTTCACAAGGAATTAACTCGAGTGAAGTCGAGGAGGGGTTGGGCATAATCCATATCAGCCTTCTAATAGATGTGGTCCACCAGTCTTTCTGGACAAGACCGAACTCACCAACGCAAGTCGACCCAATGGACATGAAACTGGTTGAACATAATAAATCAATCCATGGAAGCAGATGTAACATGCTGATTGTCATTACGTAGCCATCACATCATAATGCAAAATTGACAAACCCAATCACACATGTTACAAAATTTCAGCCAATTTCGAAGGATGTAAATCATAGGTTATCACTACTTGATGTTATAGGTTGCAAAAATTAAGCAGGTTTCACAAAGATGGAATGGTAGCCATTCAACAAAATGATTAAAAAAATTCAAGTCTTCATTATAAATTTGGTTTGAATTTATACTTCGAATGTGCTTATTAGATAAAGGACCTAATAATTAAGTTACAAACAACTCAACTCTCAAGTTTGTTTGGAGAGGATAGTCGCCTAAGGACTGCGAATAATACAACCAAATAGATTCTTAAATATTTCAGATTTCTTGAATAACCCTCACCAAATAAATCATCCTAGAATGCATCCTACCGAGGTATAAGAGGGAGGGGACTTTACCAAAAAATATGCTAGTGAGGTTTAGATTTGCATTGTTCCGTGTCCTGCATCCTACGATGTAATCGTCTTTGCCAACATGGAGATGTAGGCATGAATCCTCCAAGGTTGTGGCAGTTGTATGAAAGTATCAACCATTCATGCAAGGTGCGCAACATTGTACATTGATACTCTAACATATCTACATATTTGTATGTTTCATCCCTATTATCTTTCAACCGTGCAATGTTTCTAATGCCTTTTCAACAACTAACCTATTGATATAGTGCCCAATGCGAGTTCCTACTATTTTTCCTGATTTTGTATTTCAGGAAAATAAAATATCACTGGACGCCGAAAAACGAAGTAAAAATTTAAAGAGAAGTATCAAGTCACAAGAGGACCAGTGGGCGAAGTCATCTCAACCATGTCGGTGGAATGGGGGTGGGTGGGTAGTGCCTAGACAGCCTATGCAGGTGTCGTATGCCTGGGGCACCTACATGCCATAGGGCACCCAAGGTGCCTCCTTTTGTTCTCTGACATTTATATAACTAGATTGATACCCCGAACGTTGCTCCGGGACATGTAGTAGGATTCTAAATAAGAAGTTACATAGTTTCCACAACCATTAATTTGTTTTACAAATGGAAAGCTGGGTTGTTTTCAAAGAAATTGGCGTACGGTTCGGTACACACCTTATATGACAAAGGCTTTGCAATTAGTAGTTTGAAGTTTAGTCATGTTGGCATATAGCATTGAACATCAGTTCCTATGTACACGGATACAAAAGATGATTTGATAAACATGAGTGTCTATCAGAGGCACATCTTGTAGAAGTGATTTAATTTTGCAAGATGGACATAACACATGAGTGAAGTTACCATCCAATAAATAGTGCAAATTGCAGATACAACAAGCAAATTAATTAATTTCTGGCACTGAGCCAGCTACTTAATATTGGTTCGAAAAGTATTATTGCAAGCTGGCACAACAGAAACCAAATGAAGCTACTAATTCTGTGCTTGTGAGTGAATAGAGAAGTATACTATTATACAACCATATTCTCTTGACATCTATTGCTAAAAGTACTTCACAATCATCACTCCACCCGCGACACAATCTGTATATAAATTTATTTCAATCTTTCCTTCATGAGGAATGATAAAAAATTTAAGCTAGTCAACACCTTAGGGAAAATACATAAATGAAATCCCAAGGCCACACCTTAGTTAAATCGACCTCTGCCCCAACTACTAATAAGCAAGCAACTGTGCTAGTTGATACAATGATATCCACTTTGGTTGAATGCTTGAGAAAGTTGAAAGTGTAAAATTTGATTGAGATACGAAGAGACCTGATCAAAGATGACATAACTGAGAAAACCTGTTGGTGGTGGCACGAAAAAGATATCGTTGGTATGGACTGCAAAGACATGTGCGTAGACGGCTTTCGCCGGAACCTTGATTGGGTTGCCTACATGTATGAGTGGTAAGAAGTAGGGGTAGTCGGAAGGTGCCATCGATGACCCCTACAACAGGGAGTTAAAAATGCATCAAATGTCAAGGAAATCACCAATTTCCTGATTCTTGAGTTAGACTGTGTATACATCATCACGATATGGATTAAATTACAGGCTGGTTGAACTTATACAAATATATCATTTTCAAGAAAACATGTAAGTACTTACATATTCTGTTTTTGTACTCTGAGAATGTGCCGTTCCTTGTAATTTTTTAAAATAAAAGATTTGATTGTTGAAAAGGCGATGTGCTGATTTGGCATCAGACTATAAAGCAGAAGGTCATTCTGTTACCAGTGTTTTGTTCCAGTTTTGCAAGATGCTCTGCAGCTTCACACTAAAGTTAGAGTACATGTCGCAGGAATTGCTCGACAACATGAACCTGCCATAATTGGCAGCACCTTCCTGCAGCAGTACTTGTAACATGAACATGCCCGCGTCGAAATAAACCCGCTGTTTGTTGCATCCAACGACATCGGCAGCTGTTCACTGCTATGCGGCCACGCACTCTGAAGACTCAATGAGAACTGGCACCTGAACTACACCGACACATCATTGAACAACCTAGAGTCTCGAGCACAGCCCTGAGGGGCGCGTAAGTGAACGGGTCCATGCCATCAAGCCACGGGACACCGAGTAGCCGGGGCCTTTAGGTAGGTGGCCTTGTCATGCTCGTCGGACGGCGACGACAGGTTCCATACGAGCGCACAGCCGCCTGTTTGCTTGATGCGATTGGATGGACTGTTGGAGTCTCATGTCACGGGGATCACCTAAACTCCCTCCTTGTTTATGCCTGTGAGCTGGTGCGTCGTCCCCGACGTGCCCGGCGAGACTCGAAGAGTAAGGAGACGGGCCGCATGCTTCTCCCAGAGGTCACACCATCATGAGCATAGCGCAGCTGTGCGGATGGCCGACTTAAGGGGCAGCAAGTTCGGAATCGGTGCTGTAGTGCGCCGGTGAGGTCTAAGATGCAATCTGCCCACCCGCCACAAGCAGTCGCTTCCTCTCTATCCTCCTTCTCGGTCGCGATAGTGGTGTATAGGAGGAGCACCGCttttgtcgtggttttgtcacagcagatgtcctagtgcgaggacttagtcgtgaggccatcgcaactaggaGGTTAGCTTGTCGGGGTTGATCGGAACCGAGAGACAAGAGTTTAcgcaggttcggcccctcacgatCGAGGTATGGCCCTTCTCCTGCTTGTTTGCTTATTGGTTGGGATCAATTACAAGGGTGCGGATTCGCTTGACCTAGTTATTGATCGATTGTAAGTTAGTCCTATCTGCCCCTGAGACTCGTCTTCGCATACAGGTCGAGACCCAGGGTCTACCAGAGTCCGGGTCATACTACGATCCGTGACTTAGTATGTTTACAACTTGTCTCCTAAGTAAGGAAACTCCTGACGACTTGAACTTCGGGGCCACGAGCCGCCATCTTCAGATGCTAGGCCCTAAGCCCGCCCACTCTGTGAGCCGCCCAAGTAGTCATGCTCCTGGGCGCCTTAGCCCATCTGGATCCTTGCTCCTAAGCTGCCACCTGGATGACCCAGCCCAATCATGGCGGGTTATATCAtggggttatatccccaacaactTCCGATGTGCATTGTTGGCATCGTGCGGCCGACTTTCCGGCGCGGATGGCCGGGGAAGGTAGTCGACCAGCTGTGGATGCACGAAGAGGTTGTTGGCGGCGCGGATGGCCCAGTGGACGAGCGATCCATCTTTCTGTGTTTTATCGGAGGGGTTGTGGGGAGTCGTGGGTAAGACCATGCGTCTCTTCTCTTAATTCTCTCGTCACTTCCAGAATAGGAAGAGGAACAAATGCGAGGAACAAAACCGCAATATTTGTTAAAAAAAGTAAAAGAATCGGTCGGGAGAGACGCGAGGAAGAGACATAGTTGTGAAATTGTGATTGGTTGGTATCTGATGACGTGGCATTTATGGTGAGTTGGACCATTTGCATGTCAAGAGAATGCCTTATAGTGGGGAGCAACTTCTTAAAAATGGTAGATTTGAAAACTCTGTCAAACTTATCATGATTTTTTTTTCCGCCGCCAGCACTTCATGTCCCAAGGAAATCTTCATTTTCCAGCCATCTTCTGTTACTCTGCAAGAGGGGGAATTCATCTCCACCGGCATCTGCTCACACTACAAAATTTGTTGTGAATAGTCCATCGCCTTGTCTAAGGGTTCATGACAGTAGTCAAGATGTAATCTCTCAACTCTGAAGTTCACTACAATAGCCATATGAGTTGGTCTACATGGTCATGGTTAATTTGATCTAATCCCTAGCGGTGATGTTGATCATGTGATAAATTATTTTTAAGTTCAGATTTATGGATGTTCTATGTTTGATTTGTAGATGCATATTCGTCTTTGATTGCATGTATAAACATGGCCTGTTTAGATAGGTAATGATTAGTGGGTATGGCGTGCATTAATTAGTCTTGTATTTGTAGATTAGTGGAAAATTCTTGCATTGTATTATTTCCACTAAGGATAATGCTTGTATGAAGACTCAAATGATTCATATGAGCAATAGTATGTCATATTGTTTAAACAGTCAATTGTGTTAACACTTAAAATTTGGATGGTGAAGAGCGTATCTCGACCTACAAATTGATTATTAGCTATAGATGCAGGGGGGGTCTCGATCTATAGATTTATGATGGCCTATATAATGTCAACATATCACATATGTCTGGCATCAACATGAAATATTCCATTTTGGACATCTTCAAACTGTTATGTTAGTTGCCACACTTATATGTATTGGAGAGATACACTTGCTGAACCGATGAATCCCGGTCCAGTTTAAAAATCAGCTTCCAACAAATTTTATTTAcacttttttctgttttttatcatgaaaatacaaaaatattacCCATCACCTTATCTTTTATTCAGGTTGTACAACAAGCAAGGCTAGCAATGTGGATGACTTTGCTGGTATTTATGGGGCATGCATGAAGGGTTTTTTTTGTGCTGCAGATATTACCGCtggtgcaggacaccgttaacTTCATGAATTGATACCCTGGTTTCTCACCGAGAGAAAGTTAACAAGCTTCTTACAATTCCTGCACTTTGGAGCCCAACTCATTGTTAGGATA
The Aegilops tauschii subsp. strangulata cultivar AL8/78 chromosome 3, Aet v6.0, whole genome shotgun sequence genome window above contains:
- the LOC109738717 gene encoding transcription factor MYB2-like; the protein is MDTGLAMNVLPMSPAGSSAVTTGDLRRGAWTAEEDLLLVDYISRHGEGRWNSLARCAGLRRTGKSCRLRWLNYLRPDVRRGHITPEEQLLILDLHSRWGNRWSKIAQHLPWRTDNEIKNYWRTRVQKHARQLGCDVNSDRFRQVVRLVWMPRLLERIQAESSSSAAAASEYVALPVAGESQSYHCFNHASSECWTAVVAMSPDTSSTPRYSLSSTEASHGGHFPEWGSAAATANIEGSMMHSCSGEGGAVGGDHHVFPGDKLNESWSELLAASDVPGFEFEDSLWSLEDIYSYR